The Desulfonatronovibrio magnus genome includes a region encoding these proteins:
- a CDS encoding DUF2779 domain-containing protein, with protein sequence MTHKLSKSKILSGIQCPKRLWLEVHRPDLLEYDQSTLARMNSGHQVGELACIYLAPGGQYIGLENGFGHALEETGKLLDSDAPKPLYEATFAHDGVLVRSDIVIPTKSGLLVTEVKSSTSVKQYHLWDCAVQYMVINGLGRNVRGIQVATIDSSFVYPGDGDYQGLMRVEDVTDEVLKLQPEIHEWTRQCLDTLQGAIPEVDPGVHCTTPFGCPFSEICAPEDGPEFPLECLPRIRDHLLEQLRQEGFQDIRDIPEDRLQSSNHERVRRVTVSGRPELLPGAESTLGSLPYPRYFLDFETAQLAVPVWAGTRPYQQLPFQWSCHVEDAPGRIRHLEFLDLTGDSPLLEFARSLIAACGQSGPIFVYGNFEARILRELMAMFPDLTAWLDGLVQRIVDVLPIVRQHYYHPHMYGSWSIKAVLPCLAPDLDYSRLDGVQDGGQAQEAYAEAVDPKTTSHRKKELQRNLSAYCKMDTLALVKIIEALSGNK encoded by the coding sequence ATGACCCACAAGCTGTCAAAATCCAAAATTCTTTCAGGAATCCAATGTCCAAAGCGGCTCTGGTTAGAAGTCCATCGCCCCGACCTGCTTGAATATGATCAAAGCACTCTGGCCAGGATGAACTCCGGGCATCAGGTGGGTGAGCTGGCCTGTATCTATCTTGCTCCTGGGGGACAATATATCGGCCTGGAAAATGGTTTTGGCCATGCCCTGGAAGAAACAGGAAAGCTCCTTGACTCTGATGCGCCAAAGCCTCTTTATGAGGCCACCTTTGCTCATGACGGAGTGCTTGTGCGCTCTGATATTGTCATCCCCACCAAATCAGGCCTTCTGGTCACTGAAGTCAAATCATCCACCAGTGTAAAGCAATATCACTTGTGGGACTGCGCTGTTCAGTACATGGTCATTAATGGCCTGGGCCGAAATGTGCGCGGTATCCAGGTGGCAACCATTGACTCATCATTTGTTTATCCCGGGGACGGCGATTATCAGGGGCTGATGCGTGTAGAAGATGTAACTGATGAAGTACTGAAGCTGCAGCCGGAGATTCATGAATGGACCAGGCAGTGCCTGGACACATTGCAGGGTGCAATTCCTGAAGTAGATCCCGGGGTGCATTGCACAACTCCTTTTGGTTGTCCGTTTTCAGAAATATGCGCTCCAGAGGATGGTCCGGAATTTCCCCTGGAATGCCTGCCCCGAATCAGAGATCATTTGCTTGAGCAGCTTAGACAGGAAGGTTTCCAGGACATCCGTGACATTCCTGAAGACAGGCTGCAAAGTTCCAACCATGAACGGGTCAGAAGGGTGACTGTATCAGGCAGGCCTGAGCTTTTGCCTGGTGCTGAATCAACCCTTGGTTCTCTTCCATATCCCAGGTATTTCCTTGATTTTGAAACAGCCCAGCTTGCTGTTCCAGTCTGGGCTGGAACCAGACCATACCAGCAGCTTCCCTTTCAATGGTCCTGTCATGTTGAAGACGCACCAGGAAGGATTCGCCATTTGGAATTCCTGGACCTGACAGGAGATTCGCCCCTGCTCGAGTTTGCCAGGTCCCTGATTGCCGCCTGTGGACAAAGCGGTCCCATATTTGTTTACGGGAATTTTGAAGCGCGCATTCTCAGGGAACTGATGGCCATGTTCCCTGATCTGACGGCCTGGCTTGACGGCCTTGTTCAACGGATTGTGGACGTGCTGCCCATTGTGCGTCAGCACTACTACCACCCTCATATGTATGGAAGCTGGTCCATAAAAGCAGTGCTGCCCTGTCTGGCCCCTGACCTTGATTACAGCAGGCTTGACGGAGTCCAGGACGGCGGTCAGGCCCAGGAGGCTTATGCGGAAGCGGTTGACCCCAAAACAACATCCCACCGCAAAAAGGAGCTGCAACGAAATTTGTCAGCATATTGTAAAATGGATACCCTCGCTCTGGTCAAAATCATTGAGGCTTTAAGCGGCAACAAGTAA